The nucleotide sequence ATCCCCACCTGGCGCAGGAACTTTTTCAGCCGTGGATCTTGCGGATTGGCAAAGATCGCCTCCGGGGATCCCTGCTCCACGAACTCGCCGTCGGCCATAAAGATCACCCGGTCGGCCACTTCCCGGGCAAACTGCATTTCATGGGTCACCACCAGCATGGTTTGATTGCGGGTTGCCAGCATTTTCATCAGGTTCAGCACTTCGCCGACCCATTCCGGATCCAGGGCGGAGGTTGGCTCATCGAATAACAGCAGCTCAGCTTCCAGCGCCATGGCCCGGCCGATGCCGACCCGCTGCTGTTGGCCGCCGGACAGCGCTGCCGGATAGCTGTCGCCTTTATCACCCAAGCCGATGTCATCAAGGATTTGCTGGGCTTTGTCGTTGGCGGCCTGTTTATTCCAGCCTTTGACCGTGATCAGGCCTTCGGCGATGTTCTGGCGGGCTGTCATGTGGGCGAACAGGGCATAGTTCTGGAACACGAAGCCGGTTTTGCGCCGAATCGCCAGGATCTCTTTTTTGGTTGCCACCGGGGTCTCGACATGGATGCCATCAATTGTCAGGTGTCCTGTGTTGGCTGTTTCGAGAAAATTGATACAGCGCAGCAGGGTGGATTTCCCGGTGCCGGACGGGCCGATAATCACCACGATTTCGCCCTGACTGATCGACAGGTCAATCCCTGAGAATATGGTGTTGTCGCCGAAGCGTTTACTTAAATTATGCAGCTCAATCATCGTACGTACGCCCTGTTCAGTTTTACTTCTGCCCAGTTTTGCACCCGGGTCAGCACCACCACGATCCCCCAGTAAATCAGGGCAACGGCCAGGAATGCTTCGAAGAATTTGAAACTGGAGGAAGCTTCCATCTGCGCTTTGGCCATAATCTCGGCAACGCCCAGGGTAAATGCCAGCGAGGTGGATTTGATCATGTCGATAAAGTAATTCATCAGTGACGGCAGGGCGACCCGGGTTGCCTGCGGCAGGATAATGCGGCGCATGGCCTGCATTTCCGTCATCCCGATCGACAGGCTGGCTTCGCGCTGGCTGTGATCAACGCCGATAATGGCGGCGCGGATACTTTCCGCCATGTAGGCGGCAAAATGCAGGCTGAGCCCGATCACGGCCGCACTGAAGGCATCCAGCCCGACCAGCGGTGGAAAGATTTGCGGTAAGCCGTAATAGAGCAGAAAAA is from Photobacterium sp. TLY01 and encodes:
- a CDS encoding amino acid ABC transporter permease; the encoded protein is MGFDFEYMLSLMPILLKYLSTTMGMAVWGLVFALVISVALALVRVYRLPVLDQLSQIYISFFRGTPLLVQLFLLYYGLPQIFPPLVGLDAFSAAVIGLSLHFAAYMAESIRAAIIGVDHSQREASLSIGMTEMQAMRRIILPQATRVALPSLMNYFIDMIKSTSLAFTLGVAEIMAKAQMEASSSFKFFEAFLAVALIYWGIVVVLTRVQNWAEVKLNRAYVR
- a CDS encoding amino acid ABC transporter ATP-binding protein translates to MIELHNLSKRFGDNTIFSGIDLSISQGEIVVIIGPSGTGKSTLLRCINFLETANTGHLTIDGIHVETPVATKKEILAIRRKTGFVFQNYALFAHMTARQNIAEGLITVKGWNKQAANDKAQQILDDIGLGDKGDSYPAALSGGQQQRVGIGRAMALEAELLLFDEPTSALDPEWVGEVLNLMKMLATRNQTMLVVTHEMQFAREVADRVIFMADGEFVEQGSPEAIFANPQDPRLKKFLRQVGIQ